Within Actinoplanes sp. L3-i22, the genomic segment TCATCAGCCGCAGCCGCATGTTCGGCCGCCGCCGCGCGGGCTCGACCTCCACCGCCACCATCTCCTTCCACACCGGACAACACCATCAAAGACCTTCCCGACGTACGGCGGAATGGTCTTGAATTTTTGTTTCCGCCGGACCGCGTACCGGGCCGTCCGGGACTTCTGGCCCTGACCGGCGCGTCGTTGCCCCGCCAGGCTGGAGGGAGACGCAAGGAGGGGCCATGGCCACCACTTCCCACGACGCCTGGCGAGGATTTCGCGGCGACGGATGGCGCGAGAGCATCGACGTCAGCGGATTCATCCACGACAACGTCGACCCCTACGCCGGCGGCCCGGAGTTCCTGACCGGCCCGACCGACCGCACCACCCGGATCTGGGACGGGCTGCGGGACATGTTCGTCGAGGAGCGCCGGCGCGGCATCTACGACGTGGACGCGCACACCCCGTCGTCGATCACCTCGCACGAGCCGGGCTACCTGGACCGGAACCGGGAGCTGATCGTCGGGCTGCAGACCAGCGCGCCGCTGCGCCGGGCGATCATGCCGGCCGGCGGGCTGCGGATGGTGCGGAACGGCCTGGCCGCGTACGGCTACAGCCTCGACCCGACGGTCCAGACGATCTTCAGCCGGTACCGCAAGACGCACAATGACGGCGTGTTCGACGCCTACCCCGCCGACGTGAAGGCGGCCCGTAGCTCGCACATCATCACCGGGCTGCCGGACGCCTACGGCCGCGGCCGGATCATCGGCGACTACCGGCGGGTCGCGCTCTACGGCGTCGACCGGCTCATCGCCGAGCGCCGGGCGGTCAAGGCGTCGCTCGACGACCGGCTCTCCGGTGAGGCGGTGGTCCGCGACCGGGAGGAGCTCGCCGAGCAGATCCGCGCCCTGGCGGAGTTGCGGTTCATGGCCGACCGCTACGGCTACGACATCTCCGGGCCGGCCACCACCGGCCGCGAGGCGATCCAGTGGCTGTACTTCGCCTACCTGGGCGCGACCAAGGAGCAGAACGGCGCGGCGATGTCGCTCGGGCGGACCGCCAGCTTCGTCGACGTCTACCTGCAGCGCGACCTCGCCGAGGGCACGCTCACCGAGCAGCGGGCGCAGGAGCTCGTCGACGACTTCGTGATCAAGCTGCGGATCATCCGGTTCCTCCGCACCCCCGAGTACGACCAGCTGTTCTCCGGCGACCCGACCTGGGTGACCGAGGCGCTGGGCGGCCTCGGCGACGACGGCCGGCCACTGGTGACCCGGACCAGCTTCCGGTACCTGCAGACGCTCTACAACCTCGGCCCGGCGCCCGAGCCGAACCTGACCGTGCTCTGGTCGCCGGCCCTGCCCGCGGGCTTCAAGCGGTTCTGCGCCCAGGTCTCGCTGGACACCAGCGCCATCCAGTACGAGAACGACGACCTGATCCGCCCGGCCTACAGCGACGACACCGCGATCGCGTGCTGCGTCTCGGCCCTGCGGGTGGGCAAGGACATGCAGTTCTTCGGCGCCCGCGCCAACCTGGCCAAGGCCCTGCTGTACGCGATCAACGGCGGCCGCGACGAGATGACCGGCGCACAGATCGCCCCGGCCACCGCGGCGATCACCGACGACGTGCTCGACTACGACACCGTGCTCGACGCGTACGACCGGATGCTGGACTGGCTGGCCGAGACGTACGTCGACGCGCTCAACGTCATCCACTACATGCACGACAAGTACGCGTACGAGCGCCTCGAGATGGCCCTGCACGACTACCCGGTGCACCGGTTCCTGGCGACCGGGATCGCCGGCCTGTCGGTGGCCGTCGACAGCCTGTCCGCGATCCGGCACGCCCAGGTGAAGGTCCTGCGGGACCCGACCGGCCTGGCCGTCGACTACGCGATCGACGGCGAGTTCCCGGCCTTCGGCAACAACGACGAGCGCGCCGACGCGATCGCGGTCGACCTGGTCGAGCGGTTCATGGCGAAGATCCGCCGGCAGCCGGCCTACCGCGACGCGGAGCCGAGCCTGTCGGTGCTGACGATCACCTCGAACGTCGTCTACGGCAAGCACACCGGCAACACCCCGGACGGGCGGCGGGCCGGCGAGCCGTTCGCGCCCGGCGCCAACCCGATGAACGGCCGCGACCGGCACGGCCTGGTCGCCGCCGCGCTCTCGGTCGCCAAGCTGCCCTACCGCAGCGCCCGGGACGGGATCTCGCTGACCATCACGGTCACCCCGGACGGGCTCGGGCACTCCCGCGACGAGCGGATCGGCAACCTGGCCGGCGTGCTCGACGGCTACACCGACGCGGGCGGCTTCCACCTGAACGTCAACGTCCTCGACCGGGCCACCCTCGAGGACGCGATGGCCCACCCGGAGAAGTATCCGCAGCTCACCATCCGGGTCTCCGGCTACGCGGTGAACTTCGTCAAGCTGACCGCCGAGCAGCAGCGCGACGTCCTCTCCCGCACGTTCCACGGTTCGCTGTGACCGGCTCGGTCCACTCCTTCGACATCTCCACCGGGGTGGACGGGCCGGGCACCCGGTTCGTCGCGTTCCTGGCCGGCTGCCCGCTGCGCTGCCGGTACTGCCACAGCCCGGACACCTGGCACCGGCGCACCGGCCGGCCCACCACGGCCGACGACCTGATCCGGGAGATCGCCCGCTACGAGCGATTCATCAAGGTCGCCGGCGGCGGCGTCACGCTCAGCGGCGGAGAGCCTTTGGAACAACCCGATTTTGTACGGGAGGTGCTGCGCCGCTGTCACGAGCGGGGCCTGCACACCGCCCTGGACACCAGCGGCTTCCTCGGCGACCGGGCCGACGACGAGCTGCTGTCGTACACGGATCTGGTGCTGCTCGACATCAAGGCGGGCGACCCGGCGACGTACCGCGAGGTGACCGGAACCGGCCGTCTCGAACCCACCGTGCGGTTCGCCGAGCGGCTCGCGAAGCGCGGCGTGCCGATCTGGGTCCGCTTCGTGCTGGTCCCCGGCCTGACCGACGCCCCGGCCGAGGTGGACGCGGTCGCCGCGATCGCCGCGTCGGTGCCCACCGTCGAACGCGTCGAGGTCCTGCCGTTCCACCGCCTCGGC encodes:
- the pflB gene encoding formate C-acetyltransferase, whose protein sequence is MATTSHDAWRGFRGDGWRESIDVSGFIHDNVDPYAGGPEFLTGPTDRTTRIWDGLRDMFVEERRRGIYDVDAHTPSSITSHEPGYLDRNRELIVGLQTSAPLRRAIMPAGGLRMVRNGLAAYGYSLDPTVQTIFSRYRKTHNDGVFDAYPADVKAARSSHIITGLPDAYGRGRIIGDYRRVALYGVDRLIAERRAVKASLDDRLSGEAVVRDREELAEQIRALAELRFMADRYGYDISGPATTGREAIQWLYFAYLGATKEQNGAAMSLGRTASFVDVYLQRDLAEGTLTEQRAQELVDDFVIKLRIIRFLRTPEYDQLFSGDPTWVTEALGGLGDDGRPLVTRTSFRYLQTLYNLGPAPEPNLTVLWSPALPAGFKRFCAQVSLDTSAIQYENDDLIRPAYSDDTAIACCVSALRVGKDMQFFGARANLAKALLYAINGGRDEMTGAQIAPATAAITDDVLDYDTVLDAYDRMLDWLAETYVDALNVIHYMHDKYAYERLEMALHDYPVHRFLATGIAGLSVAVDSLSAIRHAQVKVLRDPTGLAVDYAIDGEFPAFGNNDERADAIAVDLVERFMAKIRRQPAYRDAEPSLSVLTITSNVVYGKHTGNTPDGRRAGEPFAPGANPMNGRDRHGLVAAALSVAKLPYRSARDGISLTITVTPDGLGHSRDERIGNLAGVLDGYTDAGGFHLNVNVLDRATLEDAMAHPEKYPQLTIRVSGYAVNFVKLTAEQQRDVLSRTFHGSL
- the pflA gene encoding pyruvate formate-lyase-activating protein encodes the protein MTGSVHSFDISTGVDGPGTRFVAFLAGCPLRCRYCHSPDTWHRRTGRPTTADDLIREIARYERFIKVAGGGVTLSGGEPLEQPDFVREVLRRCHERGLHTALDTSGFLGDRADDELLSYTDLVLLDIKAGDPATYREVTGTGRLEPTVRFAERLAKRGVPIWVRFVLVPGLTDAPAEVDAVAAIAASVPTVERVEVLPFHRLGAAKYTALGLPFPLAGTPAPGPELLDRVRDQFRGHGLSVY